One stretch of Aeromicrobium fastidiosum DNA includes these proteins:
- a CDS encoding homoserine dehydrogenase yields the protein MNPSSSDAVSWTPGRPLRVALLGCGVVGTEVARLLTRDADELAQRVGAPLELVGIAVRRLGRERDLDVPAELFTTDAAGLVSRGDIDVVIEVIGGIDLARDLILSALEHGASVVTANKALLAEDGATLFEAAHKAERDLYFEAAVAGAIPIVRPLRESLAGDRVQRVLGIVNGTTNFILDAMTTTGQGFSEALDEAQRLGYAEADPTADIEGFDAASKAAILAGLAFHTRVTIGDVHREGITDVTAADVRSAEEMGCVVKLLAICERRDTPDGPAVSARVHPAMIPLTHPLASVRGAYNAVFVESESAGELMFYGPGAGGAPTASAVLGDVVSVARNRRSDVFGPGESTHAQLEVLDMGRARTRYHVSIDVDDRAGVLASVAGAFAEYDVSIKTVRQEGSGSDAQLVIVTHEAEDAALSATVASLRGLDMVRDVTSVMRVEGGF from the coding sequence GTGAACCCTTCATCGTCAGATGCCGTCTCGTGGACCCCCGGACGTCCGCTCCGTGTCGCCCTGCTGGGCTGCGGGGTCGTGGGCACGGAGGTCGCCCGGCTGCTGACGCGTGACGCCGACGAGCTGGCCCAGCGGGTCGGCGCGCCGCTCGAGCTGGTCGGCATCGCCGTGCGCCGGCTCGGCCGCGAGCGCGACCTCGACGTCCCCGCCGAGCTGTTCACGACGGATGCCGCGGGGCTCGTCTCGCGCGGCGACATCGACGTCGTGATCGAGGTCATCGGCGGCATCGACCTGGCTCGCGACCTGATCCTGTCGGCGCTCGAGCACGGTGCCTCGGTCGTCACGGCCAACAAGGCGCTGCTCGCCGAGGACGGCGCGACGCTGTTCGAGGCGGCGCACAAGGCCGAGCGCGATCTCTACTTCGAGGCTGCCGTCGCCGGTGCGATCCCGATCGTCCGACCCCTGCGCGAGTCGCTCGCCGGCGACCGGGTGCAGCGCGTGCTGGGCATCGTCAACGGCACCACCAACTTCATCCTCGACGCCATGACCACGACGGGTCAGGGCTTCTCCGAGGCGCTGGACGAGGCACAGCGGCTGGGCTACGCCGAGGCCGATCCGACCGCCGACATCGAGGGCTTCGACGCCGCCTCCAAGGCCGCGATCCTCGCCGGTCTCGCGTTCCACACCCGCGTGACGATCGGCGACGTGCACCGCGAAGGCATCACCGACGTCACGGCCGCCGATGTGCGCTCGGCCGAGGAGATGGGCTGCGTCGTCAAGCTGCTGGCGATCTGCGAGCGCCGCGACACCCCCGACGGACCAGCCGTCTCGGCCCGCGTGCACCCCGCGATGATCCCGCTGACGCACCCGCTCGCGAGCGTCCGCGGCGCCTACAACGCGGTCTTCGTCGAGAGCGAGTCGGCCGGCGAGCTGATGTTCTACGGCCCCGGAGCCGGCGGCGCGCCCACCGCGAGCGCCGTGCTCGGCGACGTCGTGTCGGTCGCCCGCAACCGCCGCAGCGACGTCTTCGGACCCGGCGAGTCGACCCACGCCCAGCTCGAGGTGCTCGACATGGGCCGTGCCCGCACCCGCTACCACGTCTCGATCGACGTCGACGACCGCGCGGGCGTGCTCGCCTCGGTCGCCGGGGCCTTCGCGGAGTACGACGTCTCGATCAAGACGGTGCGGCAGGAGGGCAGCGGGTCCGACGCCCAGCTGGTCATCGTGACCCACGAGGCCGAGGACGCCGCGCTGTCGGCGACCGTCGCGTCGCTGCGGGGTCTCGACATGGTGCGAGACGTGACATCGGTGATGCGCGTCGAGGGAGGATTCTGA